A portion of the Hymenobacter gelipurpurascens genome contains these proteins:
- a CDS encoding GNAT family N-acetyltransferase: MYARFSSRFTPSRAPLCSARLTLRPYLPSDVNAFFQLIDEDRPRLRPAFPTREMSVQTPDDAAQVLAVFEQDWTSGRLYVLGIWNTDTQAYLGDISLKPNWTEPVTAEIGYYLAASAEGQGYAREALQAVLHFGFTMLEASRLLIRCRADNPRSCAVAESAGFAPLPPRPKLLRAFTDQSILYYIRKREEPL; this comes from the coding sequence ATGTACGCCAGATTTTCGTCCCGCTTCACTCCTAGCCGCGCGCCGTTGTGCTCCGCCCGCCTTACGCTGCGCCCATACCTGCCCTCCGACGTCAACGCTTTTTTCCAGCTCATTGATGAAGACCGCCCCCGCCTGCGCCCGGCTTTCCCTACCCGCGAAATGAGTGTACAAACGCCCGATGATGCGGCCCAGGTGCTTGCCGTATTTGAGCAGGACTGGACGAGCGGGCGGCTTTACGTACTGGGCATCTGGAACACCGACACACAGGCCTACCTCGGCGACATCAGCCTCAAGCCCAACTGGACGGAGCCCGTCACCGCCGAAATAGGCTACTATCTGGCCGCTTCTGCCGAAGGCCAGGGCTATGCCCGCGAAGCTCTGCAGGCCGTGCTGCACTTTGGGTTTACTATGCTAGAGGCCAGCCGGCTCCTTATCCGCTGCCGCGCCGATAATCCGCGTAGTTGCGCCGTAGCCGAATCAGCGGGGTTTGCTCCCCTGCCCCCACGCCCTAAGCTTTTGCGTGCTTTCACTGATCAATCTATCCTGTACTACATCCGCAAGCGCGAGGAACCCCTCTGA
- the recA gene encoding recombinase RecA, translated as MAATTDKAVNANAEKMKALQLTLDKLDKSYGKGTVMKLSDNKVMDVEVISTGSLGLDIALGVGGVPKGRIIEIYGPESSGKTTLTMHCIAEAQKKGGMAAFIDAEHAFDPLYAKKLGIDTENLLIAQPDNGEQALEIADQLISSGAIDIIVIDSVAALVPKAELEGDMGDSKMGLHARLMSQALRKLTGTINKTGCCCIFINQLREKIGVMFGSPETTTGGNALKFYASVRLDIRRIGQIKEDKDNVTGNRTKVKIVKNKVAPPFKVIEFDIIYNEGISKVGEILDLGVDMGIIAKSGSWFSYDGNRLGQGREGVKTILQDNPELADKIEAQIRAKVKGEPEAALAAIPEDRSIDEDDDTIEL; from the coding sequence ATGGCTGCAACCACTGACAAGGCCGTCAACGCCAACGCCGAGAAAATGAAAGCCCTCCAGCTGACGCTGGACAAGCTCGACAAAAGCTACGGAAAAGGCACCGTGATGAAGCTCAGCGACAACAAGGTGATGGACGTCGAAGTCATCAGCACCGGCTCGCTGGGCCTGGATATTGCCCTAGGTGTAGGTGGCGTGCCAAAAGGTCGCATCATCGAAATCTATGGCCCTGAATCGTCGGGTAAAACCACCCTCACGATGCACTGCATTGCCGAGGCGCAAAAGAAAGGCGGCATGGCTGCTTTCATTGACGCCGAGCACGCATTCGATCCATTGTATGCCAAAAAGCTGGGCATCGATACCGAAAACCTGCTGATTGCGCAGCCCGACAACGGTGAGCAAGCCCTGGAAATAGCCGACCAGCTGATTTCCTCCGGCGCCATTGATATCATCGTTATTGACTCCGTAGCGGCCCTAGTGCCCAAAGCAGAGCTGGAAGGCGATATGGGTGACTCCAAAATGGGTCTGCACGCTCGTCTGATGTCGCAGGCACTGCGTAAGCTGACCGGTACTATTAATAAGACCGGCTGCTGCTGCATTTTCATCAACCAGCTGCGTGAGAAAATCGGCGTGATGTTCGGCTCGCCCGAAACTACTACCGGTGGTAACGCCCTAAAATTCTACGCTTCGGTGCGTCTCGACATCCGTCGGATTGGCCAGATCAAGGAAGACAAGGACAACGTGACCGGCAACCGCACCAAGGTGAAGATTGTCAAGAACAAAGTAGCGCCACCCTTCAAGGTGATTGAGTTCGACATCATCTACAACGAAGGCATTTCGAAAGTAGGCGAGATTCTCGACCTGGGCGTTGACATGGGCATTATTGCCAAGTCGGGCTCCTGGTTCTCTTACGATGGCAACCGCCTGGGCCAGGGCCGCGAGGGTGTAAAAACCATTCTGCAGGACAACCCAGAGCTGGCTGACAAGATCGAGGCACAAATCCGTGCCAAGGTGAAAGGTGAGCCGGAAGCTGCCTTGGCTGCTATTCCGGAAGACCGCTCTATTGACGAAGACGACGATACGATAGAGCTCTAG
- a CDS encoding DUF3108 domain-containing protein, whose translation MTRRWLLFPSLLLPLAALLTAFGPSDATRTVPNTCFKTGEVLQYRVHYGLINAADATIELSDDVHRVNERPCYRATVTGRTTGSFDYFLRIRDTWRSYIDTTSILPHRFFRNIEEKNYRKNETVDFDHLKDVASVESHKRDKNKIKRGTFKTPNNVQDIVSGFYFLRTLNYDSRRVGEVIKVQGFFDEEVFNLDVIYKGRETVETKAGVIRAIRLVPKLPDNKLFRGENAVSVYLSDDRNKIPVLIQAELVLGAVKVDMYKYQGLRNRLNLVAKN comes from the coding sequence ATGACTCGCCGCTGGCTCCTGTTTCCTTCGTTGCTGCTGCCTCTGGCGGCCTTGCTTACGGCTTTCGGCCCTTCCGATGCGACGCGTACCGTCCCGAACACCTGCTTTAAAACAGGCGAAGTACTTCAGTACCGAGTTCACTATGGGCTGATAAACGCGGCGGATGCTACCATTGAGCTGTCCGACGATGTTCACCGCGTGAATGAGCGGCCCTGCTACCGGGCCACCGTCACGGGCCGCACCACGGGCTCCTTCGATTACTTCTTGCGCATCCGGGATACGTGGCGCTCCTACATCGATACCACCAGTATTCTGCCGCATCGTTTTTTCCGCAACATTGAGGAAAAGAACTACCGCAAGAACGAAACCGTTGACTTCGACCACTTGAAGGATGTGGCCAGCGTGGAAAGCCACAAACGGGACAAGAATAAGATCAAGCGGGGTACGTTCAAAACGCCCAACAACGTGCAAGACATTGTGAGCGGCTTCTACTTCCTCCGAACGCTCAATTATGACTCCCGACGCGTGGGCGAAGTCATCAAGGTGCAGGGCTTTTTCGATGAAGAAGTGTTTAACTTGGACGTGATTTACAAAGGCCGCGAAACTGTGGAAACCAAAGCAGGCGTCATACGTGCCATCCGCCTTGTCCCGAAACTGCCCGACAACAAGCTGTTCCGAGGAGAAAACGCCGTTTCGGTGTACCTCTCCGACGACCGCAATAAAATTCCGGTCCTGATTCAGGCCGAACTGGTTCTGGGGGCAGTGAAAGTTGATATGTATAAATATCAAGGCCTGCGAAACCGTCTTAATCTGGTAGCTAAAAATTGA
- a CDS encoding response regulator transcription factor, which translates to MQPTANPNAYKILVVDDDPDIVELLEYNLRKEGYEVASAPDGRKALEIAPQFGPDIILLDVMMPNLDGIAACRQLREMPKFKETYIIFLTARAEEFSEVAAFEAGADDFIAKPIKPRALMSRLAAFVRRDKDPLVQTDSIEINGLKIDRTGFAVFQNGRKINLPKKEFELLAFLAASPHKVFGREELLQNIWGNDVFVLARTVDVHVRKVREKVGDHHIQTIKGVGYKFNTDN; encoded by the coding sequence GTGCAACCAACCGCCAACCCCAACGCGTACAAAATTCTGGTAGTCGACGACGATCCTGATATCGTGGAGCTGCTGGAGTACAACCTACGCAAGGAAGGCTACGAGGTAGCCTCCGCGCCCGATGGCCGCAAGGCCCTGGAAATAGCGCCACAGTTTGGCCCCGATATCATTCTGCTGGATGTGATGATGCCCAACCTCGACGGCATTGCGGCCTGCCGCCAGCTGCGCGAGATGCCCAAGTTCAAAGAGACGTATATCATCTTCCTGACGGCCCGCGCCGAGGAGTTTTCGGAAGTAGCCGCCTTCGAGGCGGGCGCAGATGACTTCATTGCCAAGCCCATCAAGCCCCGCGCCCTCATGAGCCGCCTGGCCGCCTTCGTGCGCCGCGACAAAGACCCATTAGTCCAGACGGATAGCATCGAAATCAACGGCCTCAAGATTGACCGCACTGGTTTCGCCGTGTTCCAGAATGGTCGCAAAATCAACCTTCCGAAAAAGGAGTTTGAGCTGTTAGCTTTCCTGGCTGCCTCACCCCACAAAGTATTTGGCCGTGAGGAACTGCTTCAGAACATCTGGGGCAATGATGTGTTTGTGCTGGCTCGCACCGTGGATGTGCACGTGCGCAAAGTGCGCGAGAAAGTCGGTGACCACCACATCCAGACCATTAAAGGCGTAGGCTACAAGTTCAACACCGATAACTAG
- a CDS encoding sensor histidine kinase, protein MRLNLSSRTIAIILSLLVATALGILAWLGPSLPLQQGALAAGITIAACFLLLYLMFEALIFQEINNIYEGLEHIKRKEFRRMSNKFLFRPEPLKRMRDEILDMAQRKQQEIDELKRLQVLRREFLADVSHELKTPIFAAQGFVHTILEDDDIDEFTRKRFLQKAASSLDALDTLVQDLVSISQLEKGVVRMRRQNFDLVQLVHDIFEQLELKAARRHVQLALSPPDFPAGGLHVIADRNRIRQVLINLIDNAIKYGRENGHVTVALSESGKSIRVSVQDDGEGIPKQHHNRIFERFYRIDKSRTRESREAGGSGLGLAISKHIVEAHKSSIRVQSEPGQGTALEFKLPKPRARVNL, encoded by the coding sequence ATGCGGCTCAATCTTTCCTCCCGCACCATTGCCATTATTCTCTCCCTGCTGGTTGCCACGGCACTAGGAATACTGGCTTGGCTCGGGCCATCGTTGCCATTGCAGCAGGGCGCGCTGGCGGCGGGCATTACCATTGCCGCCTGCTTCTTGCTGTTGTATCTGATGTTTGAAGCCCTGATCTTTCAGGAAATCAACAACATCTATGAGGGCCTGGAGCACATCAAGCGCAAGGAATTCCGGCGCATGTCGAACAAGTTCCTGTTCCGGCCGGAGCCATTGAAGCGCATGCGCGACGAGATTCTGGACATGGCTCAGCGCAAGCAACAAGAGATTGACGAGCTGAAACGCCTGCAGGTATTACGCCGCGAGTTCCTGGCTGATGTATCGCACGAGCTGAAAACGCCCATTTTCGCGGCCCAGGGCTTCGTTCATACCATTCTGGAAGACGATGATATAGACGAGTTCACGCGCAAGAGGTTTCTGCAAAAGGCTGCTTCCAGCCTTGATGCCTTAGATACGCTGGTGCAGGACCTGGTCTCGATTTCGCAGCTGGAAAAAGGCGTAGTGCGCATGCGCCGTCAGAACTTCGATCTGGTACAGCTGGTGCACGATATTTTTGAGCAGTTGGAGCTGAAAGCCGCTCGCCGCCATGTGCAGTTGGCCCTTTCTCCGCCAGATTTTCCAGCAGGTGGCCTACACGTAATAGCTGACCGAAACCGTATCCGGCAGGTGCTCATCAACCTCATCGATAACGCAATTAAATACGGTCGGGAAAACGGCCACGTAACGGTTGCGCTATCGGAAAGTGGCAAAAGCATCAGGGTGAGCGTGCAGGACGATGGCGAAGGCATCCCGAAGCAGCACCACAACCGCATTTTTGAGCGTTTCTACCGTATCGACAAGAGCCGCACCCGCGAGTCGCGGGAGGCGGGTGGGAGTGGCCTAGGCCTAGCTATCAGTAAGCATATTGTCGAAGCGCACAAGTCCAGCATTCGGGTGCAAAGCGAGCCCGGCCAGGGCACTGCGCTGGAATTTAAGCTCCCGAAGCCGCGGGCAAGGGTGAATTTGTGA